In Stenotrophomonas sp. ASS1, the following proteins share a genomic window:
- a CDS encoding acyl-CoA dehydrogenase → MSIVLPFLALLLAGAFVAYHRMRLVTWTLISVALLAACWFIPYVNQTATIVAAAVLAVIAVPLLLPFIRKPLLTGPMMKVFRKVLPPLSQTERIALETGSVGFEGELFTGDPDWNILLNYPKPQLTAEEQAFLDGPVEELCAMVNDWEITHVHADLPPELWAFIKKNKFFGMIIPKEYGGLGFSALAHHKVIQKLASVSSVVSSTVGVPNSLGPGELLVHYGTQEQKDQYLPRLADGREVPCFGLTGPFAGSDATSIPDYGIVCKGEWNGEQVLGVKLTFDKRYITLAPVASLIGLAFRMYDPDGLIGDTRDIGITLGLLPRDTAGVEIGRRHFPLNSTFQNGPIRGKDVFIPLTQLIGGAAMAGKGWNMLNECLAVGRSITLPSTASGGAKAGAAVTGAYARIRKQFGLSVGRFEGVEEALARIGGKAYKISALSQATAAAVDRGDVPSVPSAIAKYHCTNMSREVISDMMDVIGGKGIILGPRNFAGRSWQAAPIAITVEGANIMTRSLLIFGQGAILCHPWVLKEMKAAQDPDTRAGLQEFDRSLFGHIRYGLSNAVRSFWFGLTGARFGAAPGDAYTRRYFRKLDRYSANLALMADISMMTLGGKLKFKESLSGRLGDVLSHVYMTSAMLKRYHDEGAPQADQPLLAWAFHDSVHKIEESLSAALRNFPIRPIGWLMWALIFPLGRRAEAPGDRLSRRVAALLMAPNEARDRLASGVFLTPCENNPGGRINSYLSKAIMAEPVERKFLKALKSKGIEALDFKSQLDEAVAEGVITQDERSLLEELRTLTLDTITVDDFDTHELRAASYYDRQHKDPHSQAA, encoded by the coding sequence ATGAGCATCGTTCTTCCCTTCCTCGCCCTGCTGCTGGCAGGCGCGTTCGTCGCCTACCACCGCATGCGGCTGGTTACCTGGACGCTGATCAGCGTGGCCCTGCTGGCCGCCTGCTGGTTCATTCCCTACGTCAACCAGACCGCCACGATCGTCGCAGCCGCTGTATTGGCCGTCATCGCCGTGCCGCTGCTGCTGCCGTTCATCCGCAAGCCGCTGCTGACCGGCCCGATGATGAAGGTGTTCCGCAAGGTGCTGCCGCCACTGTCGCAGACCGAGCGCATCGCGCTGGAAACCGGCTCGGTCGGTTTCGAGGGTGAACTGTTCACCGGTGATCCGGACTGGAACATCCTGCTCAACTATCCCAAGCCGCAGCTGACCGCCGAAGAACAGGCCTTCCTCGATGGCCCGGTGGAAGAGCTGTGCGCCATGGTCAACGACTGGGAAATCACCCACGTCCACGCCGACCTGCCGCCGGAACTGTGGGCCTTCATCAAGAAGAACAAGTTCTTCGGCATGATCATCCCGAAGGAATACGGCGGCCTGGGCTTCTCCGCGCTGGCCCACCACAAGGTGATCCAGAAGCTGGCGTCGGTGTCTTCGGTGGTCAGCTCCACCGTCGGCGTGCCCAACTCGCTGGGCCCGGGTGAACTGCTGGTGCATTACGGCACCCAGGAACAGAAGGACCAGTATCTGCCGCGCCTGGCCGATGGCCGCGAAGTGCCGTGCTTCGGCCTGACCGGTCCGTTCGCCGGCTCCGACGCCACCTCGATTCCGGACTACGGCATCGTCTGCAAGGGCGAGTGGAACGGCGAGCAGGTGCTCGGCGTCAAGCTGACCTTCGACAAGCGCTACATCACCCTGGCCCCGGTTGCCTCGCTGATCGGCCTGGCCTTCCGCATGTACGATCCGGATGGCCTGATCGGCGATACCCGCGACATCGGCATCACCCTGGGCCTGCTGCCGCGCGACACCGCCGGTGTTGAAATCGGCCGCCGCCACTTCCCGCTGAACTCGACGTTCCAGAACGGTCCGATCCGCGGCAAGGACGTGTTCATTCCGCTGACCCAGCTGATCGGTGGCGCTGCCATGGCCGGCAAGGGCTGGAACATGCTCAACGAGTGCCTGGCCGTGGGCCGCTCGATCACCCTGCCGTCCACCGCCAGTGGTGGTGCCAAGGCCGGTGCCGCCGTGACCGGCGCCTATGCACGCATCCGCAAGCAGTTTGGCCTGTCGGTCGGCCGCTTCGAAGGCGTGGAAGAAGCGCTGGCCCGCATCGGCGGCAAGGCGTACAAGATCAGCGCACTGTCGCAGGCCACTGCGGCGGCGGTTGACCGTGGTGACGTGCCGTCGGTGCCGTCGGCGATCGCCAAGTACCACTGCACCAACATGAGCCGCGAAGTGATCTCGGACATGATGGACGTGATCGGCGGCAAGGGCATCATCCTGGGGCCGCGCAACTTCGCCGGCCGCAGCTGGCAGGCCGCGCCGATCGCGATCACCGTGGAAGGCGCCAACATCATGACCCGCAGCCTGCTGATCTTCGGCCAGGGTGCGATCCTCTGCCACCCGTGGGTGCTGAAGGAAATGAAGGCTGCGCAGGATCCGGATACCCGTGCCGGCCTGCAGGAGTTCGATCGCAGCCTGTTCGGCCACATCCGCTATGGCCTCTCCAATGCCGTGCGTTCGTTCTGGTTCGGCCTGACCGGTGCACGCTTCGGTGCTGCCCCGGGTGACGCCTACACCCGCCGCTACTTCCGCAAGCTGGACCGTTACTCGGCCAACCTGGCGCTGATGGCCGACATCTCGATGATGACCCTCGGCGGCAAGCTGAAGTTCAAGGAATCGCTGTCCGGCCGCCTGGGCGATGTGCTGAGCCACGTCTACATGACCAGCGCCATGCTCAAGCGCTACCACGACGAAGGCGCACCGCAGGCCGACCAGCCGCTGCTGGCCTGGGCCTTCCATGACAGCGTGCACAAGATCGAAGAATCGCTGTCGGCCGCGCTGCGCAACTTCCCGATCCGTCCGATCGGTTGGCTGATGTGGGCGTTGATCTTCCCGCTGGGCCGTCGTGCCGAGGCCCCCGGCGACCGCCTGAGCCGCCGTGTTGCCGCTCTGCTGATGGCGCCGAACGAAGCCCGCGACCGTCTGGCCAGCGGCGTGTTCCTGACCCCGTGCGAGAACAACCCGGGCGGCCGTATCAACAGCTACCTGAGCAAGGCGATCATGGCCGAGCCGGTGGAGCGCAAGTTCCTGAAGGCGCTGAAGAGCAAGGGCATCGAAGCGCTGGACTTCAAGAGCCAGCTGGACGAGGCCGTGGCCGAAGGCGTCATCACCCAGGACGAGCGCAGCCTGCTGGAAGAACTGCGCACGCTGACCCTGGACACCATCACCGTGGACGACTTCGACACTCACGAACTGCGCGCGGCCAGCTACTACGACCGCCAGCACAAGGACCCGCATTCGCAGGCGGCCTGA
- a CDS encoding hotdog fold domain-containing protein, with product MSTPLLSLYHRLQRWPAGNWLFSRAVCFKAPYFASIAPTITALEPGRCEGVIRQHRRINNHIGTVHAIAMCNLAELVGGVMVDASLPADMRWIPKGMEVKYQAKALGTLKAVATPMLSIVSAADGYDLPVKVSVTDAAGTEVFHATIAMWVSPRPPRTG from the coding sequence ATGTCCACGCCCCTGCTCTCGCTTTACCACCGCCTGCAGCGCTGGCCTGCCGGCAACTGGCTGTTCTCGCGCGCGGTGTGCTTCAAGGCGCCCTACTTCGCCAGCATCGCACCCACCATCACCGCACTGGAGCCAGGCCGCTGCGAAGGCGTGATCCGCCAGCACCGCCGCATCAACAACCACATCGGCACGGTACATGCGATCGCGATGTGCAACCTGGCCGAGCTGGTCGGCGGGGTGATGGTGGACGCCAGCCTGCCGGCAGACATGCGCTGGATCCCCAAGGGCATGGAAGTGAAATACCAGGCCAAGGCCTTGGGCACGTTGAAGGCCGTGGCGACGCCCATGTTGTCCATCGTCAGTGCTGCGGACGGCTACGACCTGCCCGTGAAGGTCAGCGTGACCGATGCGGCAGGGACCGAGGTGTTCCATGCGACCATCGCGATGTGGGTATCGCCGCGCCCTCCGCGCACAGGCTGA
- a CDS encoding DUF1304 domain-containing protein gives MYWIALALTLLVALLHVYFLVLEMFLWTRPLGLKTFRNTPEKAETTRVLAANQGLYNGFLAAGIVVGLVIDQPVLVTFSLACVVVAGCYGAYSVSRRIFMIQAVPAILALVSRAF, from the coding sequence ATGTACTGGATCGCACTCGCCCTGACTCTGCTGGTCGCCCTGCTGCACGTCTATTTTCTGGTGCTGGAAATGTTCCTGTGGACCCGCCCGCTGGGCCTGAAGACCTTCCGCAACACGCCCGAGAAGGCAGAGACCACGCGCGTGCTGGCGGCCAACCAGGGCCTGTACAACGGCTTCCTGGCGGCGGGCATCGTGGTGGGGCTGGTGATCGATCAGCCGGTGCTGGTGACGTTCTCGCTGGCCTGCGTGGTGGTGGCCGGGTGCTATGGCGCCTACAGCGTGAGTCGGCGCATTTTCATGATCCAGGCGGTGCCGGCGATCCTGGCACTGGTGTCGCGAGCGTTCTGA